GAAGAAAACTTTGCGTTTTCAGATAAGAAACCGTAACCTGGGTGTATGGCATCTGCATTGGTTAATTCTGCGGCCGAAATGATATTTGGAATGCTCAGGTAAGAATCCTTACTTGGTGGCGGTCCTATACAAACGGCTTCATCGGCAAAGCGTACGTGTAAACTCTCTCTGTCTGCAGTGGAGTAAACCGCAACGGTTTTGATGCCCATTTCTTTACAGGTGCGGATGATGCGTAAAGCAATCTCGCCCCTGTTGGCAATTAGTATCTTTTTAAACATATATGTCTATTAAGTAATGTGTCAAAAAGACAGATTACATAGGTTCAACTAAAAATAACGGTTGGTCATATTCTACTGGAGAAGCATTTTCTACAAGAACCTTAACGATTCTTCCTGAAACTTCACTTTCGATTTCATTGAACAATTTCATGGCTTCAATGATACAGATCACTTTACCTACCGCAACCTCATCACCTACATTTACGAAAGAAGGTTTATCAGGGCTTGATGAACGGTAAAAAGTTCCGATCATAGGCGATTTTATAGTAATGTATTTAGAATCGTCTTCGACAGCAGCAACAGGTGCTTTTGTTTCTGTTGGTACAGCTGGTTGCGGTGCTGCCGCTGCTGGTACAACAGCCGGAGCAATCTGAGCTGGAACAGTTGCATGAACAACAGTAGGAGCCTGATTGGTTTTGATAGTAATTTTGAAGTCTTCCTGCTCAATAGCGACTTCATTTACGCCCGAACGAGAAACAAATTTAATAAGTTCCTGAATTTGTTTGATATCCATTTTTTGGTGTTATTTAGAGAAAACAGTATGTCTTAACAATTACCTAAGTTAAGATTAATTATTTTAATAAAATTTAATAGGCCCATTTTAAGTATACGGAGCCCCAGGTAAAACCGCCTCCGAATGCTGCCAGGATAATGTTATCGCCTTTTTTAAGCTGGCTTTCCCATTCCCATAAGCAAAGGGGGATTGTCCCGTTAGTGGTATTTCCGTAACGTTGAATGTTGATCATTACCTTTTCTGTGCCAAGTCCCATTCTGGATGCGGTGGCATCGATGATCCTTTTGTTGGCCTGATGAGGAACCAACCAAGTCACATCATCAGAAGTAAGCTGATTACGGTCCATGATTTCAGCTGCTACATCAGCCATATTGGTGACTGCAAATTTGAATACTGCCTGACCTTCCTGATGCACGACATGCTCATTATTGTCGACGGTTTCATGGCTTGCAGGTCTTGCTGAGCCTCCCGCTTTCTGATGCAGAAATTGCCTGCCTGAACCATCACTTTTCAGGATGGAATCCTGGATCCCCAGTCCTTCTTCATTTGGCTCTAAAAGAACAGCACCGCAGCCATCACCAAAAATGATGCAGGTGGTGCGGTCCTGATAGTTGATGATAGACGACATCTTATCGCCACCAACAACCAATACTTTTTTATGTTTGCCCGATTCGATAAACTGTGATGCAGTAGAAAGTCCGTAGATGAAGCCGGAGCACGCTGCCTGAAGGTCGTATCCCCAGGCATTTTTAGCACCAATTTTATCGGCCAGGATATTTGCTGATGCAGGAAAAGGCATATCAGGGGTAGTGGTACAGAAGATGATCAGCTCAATTTCTTCCGCAGAAATTCCACGTTTTTTAAGTAGCCCGTTCACGGCCTGAACAGCCATGTCAGAGGTACCTAGTCCTTCACCTTTCAATATTCTCCGCTCTTTGATACCGGTTCTGGAAGTAATCCATTCATCCGTAGTGTCTACAATGGATTCTAGCTCTTTATTAGTCAGTACGTAATCTGGTACGTAACCATTGACAGCCGTAATCGCAGCGTGAATTTTATTCATTTTCAATGTTCTTATTTAAATGCGGCTTGAATTTTACCTACCAAGCCAGTAGTAATCATATCCCTGGATTGTAGGATCATGTTTTTTACGGCTGTCGGACTTGAAATGCCATGACCTATGATCACCGGAGCATTGACACCTAAAACCGGGCTTCCGCCATAGTTTTCATAGTTAAAGCGGTCAAAGAAATCATCTTTTAACCCTCTTTTCAGTGTCAGTACATAAAATGATTCTGCCAGTTTCAGCATTACATTTCCTGTAAATCCATCACATACAATTACGTCAGCTTTATCGTTGAATAAGTCCCTTCCTTCCACATTTCCCACAAAGTTGAAGAGATTGGTATCCTTCATTAAAGGGAAGGTTGCGAGGCTCAGCATGTCGCCTTTCTCGTCTTCTTCACCAATATTCATCAGGGCCACTTTAGGATTGACGATCTGCATGACATATTCCGCATACAAACTTCCCAATATACCAAATTGCAGCAAGGTATCCGGCTTACAGTCGGCATTTGCGCCAACATCAAGCATCAGACCTACGCCACCGCTGAGTTTAGGAAGAAAAGTTGTGAGACATGGCCTGATGATTCCCGGAATAGTTTTGACACTAAATACGGCACCAACAAGCATAGCACCAGAATTACCGGCACTGGCAAAAGAGTCCAGTTTTCCTTCTTTAAGTAAAGAAAAACCAACAGCAATACTGGAATTTGGCTTTTGAACAATGGCCTTAGTGGGATGTTCGCCCATACCGATCACTTCTTCGGTATGAACATATTCAAAGTGATCCGGATTGAATCCGTTTTCAGTGAGAAGGGGCTTAATCTGCTGCGTATCTCCAATCAGCACTATGTGCTCTCCGGGAGATAACAATTGATGGGCAGCTATTGCTCCTAAAACGTTTGCTTTAGGAGCATAGTCTCCGCCCATTATATCGAGACCTATTTTCATAGTAAAAAATCAGTTTGTGTTAGAAGGCAATATTGCCTTTGTTTCCAGTCGCTAAAGGTAAACTTAAACCGACTTAAAACACAAACTATTTTTCAAGAAAATTAACCTATTGAAGTGTTTTCAATAACCAATTTACCGTTGTAGTATAGGTTACCATCAACGTTATATGCATGGTGAGGTACGTGAATTGCACCAGTGGTTTGACAAGTAGCCAAAGAAGGAGCTACAGCTTTATAGTGAGTTCTTCTTTTATCTCTTCTACTTTTAGAAATCTTGCGTTTTGGATGTGCCATTGCTGATTTGTTTAATTATTATTTTAATTTTTTTAATGCTGCCCAACGCGGGTCATCATCGTTGTTTTCTTCTTCTTCGGGTGTTCCGGCCGATAGACTTTTCAATCTGTCGATCATTTCCTGATCACATTTCTGGCCATCGCCATTCTGCTCACAGACTTTAATATAAGGTACCGAAACGGTGATGAGCTCATAAATTGGAAGTGCAACATCAAGTTCACTTTCTTTTTTGCTCAGGACAATGATTTCTAAATCATCACTTTCCAGTTCATCTTCAGCAAATTTTACGATCTGCCTTTCCTGTACTTCTATTGGTGCATTAAATTCTGACAAGCATTTGTCACAATCCAATACGATTGTTCCTTTGATATGGAACTGCAAAATTAACATTGTTTCCTGTTTATCCAGTTCAATGTCAACTTTTAAGGTTCCTTTTTTTACTAAAGAGTACTCAAAGGCGTCAAAAAAGCTGTTATCAATATCAAAGTCAAACTGATGTTTGCCAATTTTTAAGCCGGTAAAGGGGATTGAAAATTGTTTTAGTGGTTTCAATTGTAACAAAATTTTAGCCCGCAAATGTAGGAATTATTTTATAGATATAAAATGTTTTTTCATTCTAATTTGCATCATCTTTTGTATCTGCTGCAGTTTCTATAATTTTTCCGCCACTTCTGAGCTGGTTTTTCAATAATTCTTCCTGTTCTCTTCTGTTCCTTACGATGTGAGTTGCTGCAAATAAGGCTTCTATAAATGAAGTCGGATCTGCAAGGTTCTTGCCGGCAATGTCATATCCTGTGCCATGATCCGGCGAAGTACGTACGATTTTAAGGCCTGCAGAATAGTTTACGCCGGTACTGAAAGCGATGGTTTTGAAGGGGATTAAACCCTGATCATGATACATCGCTAAAACGGCATCAAATTGTTTGTAGCTACCTTTACCAAAAAAGCCGTCGGCAGGGTAAGGACCAAAACAAATTACCCCTTTATCGAAGGCTTGCTGAATGGCCGGCATAATGGTTTCCGCTTCTTCTGTACCCAATAGTCCGTTGTCGCCGGCATGTGGGTTTAGCCCAAGCACCGCAATTTTTGGTTTCTCAATCCAGAAATCCTTCTTTAAACTTTCGTTCATCATCAACAGTTTTTTTACGATTTTATCTGCGGTGATGCTTTTAGGAACGTCTGCAATAGGAATGTGCCCGGTAACGACACCTACTCTGATATCCTCACTTAAAAGGAACATCAGGACGTCATTGCTTCCACTGCGTTCCATCAGGTATTCGGTATGTCCCGGAAATTTGAAGGTTTCAGACTGGATGTTATGTTTATTGATCGGCGCGGTTACTAACGCATCAATATCTCCTTTTATTAAATCTTCTGTCGCTTTTTCTAAAGAAAGCAAGGCGTATTTTCCGCCTGTTTCATTGGCAACGCCAAGTTCTATCTTTACATCTTCTTCCCAGCAGTTGATGATATTTGCCTTTTTAGGATTGGCAAGAGATGGTTCTGTGATGACATTGAAGTTGAAGTCGCTCAGACCTAAAGCCTTGCGATGGTATGAAGCAACTTTAGTGTGTCCGTAAACGATGGGCGTACAGTAATCAAGGATCCTGTTTTCCGATAAAGTTTTAAGGATTACTTCTAAACCGATACCATTGACATCACCTATGCTTATTCCAATTTTAATTTTATTGCTCATACTTCAAGAAAAATTTAGCGCAAAATACAGATTTCATTTTGAAATGACCGGATTTTTCCTGTCGGTGGGTATCCTAAGGCGCAGGATTTACTGCTGACCAGGTTATTTTTCTGTCTGTAAAGTGTTCAAAAGCATTAAATCCTGATTTCAGGCAGATGTCCGATATATTCAAAAAGAAAATGCTCTCCTTTGAGCAGATCTCCGTCCACTTTATCAGGTTGTTTAAGAATCAGATCCTTGTGTATATCCTCTAATTCAAAGGACAATTCTTCTTGCCCGATGTGATTTATTTCTTGCCGGATGGTCTCAAGGATTTCATATAACCTCATTGTTGCTGATTTTTATCATTCAAATTTCCAATAATTTCAGCTGTAATTCAAATCCCGATCATCAGGTAAAGATTTTATCGTCTTTCTCTGTGAAAATGAAAAGTCCGGTTTTAATACCATTGAGGGGCTTTCAGCCGAATGTTAGTCTAATACTCGTAAAACTTTGCTTATTTTGCAGCTTTTAGGAGAAGTATATATGAGTTTGGTTAGGGCAAAGAAACATTTAGGACAACATTTTTTAACCGACAAAAAGATTGCGGCAAAAATTGTAAACGGCCTGGTGCATACCGATCAGTACAAGCAGGTGCTTGAAGTTGGTCCTGGAATGGGAATTCTTTCAGATATTTTATTGGAAAGAGAAGATCTGGAAACTTTTCTGATTGATATTGATGTGGAATCTTACCATTTTCTTCAGGAGAAGTACCCTCAGTTGGGAGGCCGTTTGATCAATGGCGATTTCCTGGCTTTAGACCTTTCGTCGATATTTAAAGAAAAATATGCGATCATTGGGAACTTCCCTTATAATATATCCTCACAGATTCTTTTCAAGATTCTGGAAAACCGCGGACAGGTAGTTGAGATGGTAGGGATGTTTCAGAAGGAAGTTGCCGAACGTTGTGCTTCCAAGTCAGGAACTAAAGATTATGGAATTTTAAGTGTGCTGATCCAGGCATATTATGATATAGAGTATTTATTTACCGTGAAGCCGGGAACCTTCAATCCACCTCCGAAAGTTAACTCTGGGGTGATCCGATTGAGCCGTAACCAGGTGGAAAGTCTTCCATGTGATGAAAAGCTTTTCTGGCGTACGGTAAAAGCGGGTTTCAATCAAAGAAGAAAAACTTTGAGAAATGCTCTTTCAGGTATGGTTCCAAAAGATAAGATGGATGATCATATTTTCTTTGATAAACGCGCAGAACAATTAAGTGTAGAGCAGTTCATTGAGCTGACCCAACATTTAGCCCATCTTTCACAATAACAACCATTCATTTTAGACGTAATGAGCAAAAGGAAAATTTTAATTGTTGACGAATTGCATCCTATTTTTAAGGAGCGTGCGATAGCTTTAGGATATGAAGTGGACGATGAGCCTCTTTTTACCCGGGAGCAAACTTTAGCTGCGATTTCTGCTTGCCAGGGAATTGCCGTGAGAACAAAATTCAGGATTGATCAGGAGCTGATGGAGGCTGCTCCATCTCTTAAATTCATAGCGAGAGCAGGCGCCGGACTGGATAATATCGATGAAGCCTACGCTTTAAGCCGCAATATTGCTTTGCTCAATGCTCCGGAAGGTAATATGGATGCTGTGGGAGAACATGCTACCGGTTTGCTGTTGTCTTTAATGAACAATTTTCGGAATGCAGATCGGGAAGTGCGTAATGGCACCTGGGACAGAGAAGGAAACAGAGGTTATGAGCTTAAGGGAAAAACTGTTGGCATTATTGGCTACGGTTTTATGGGAAAAAGTTTTGCTAAAAAGCTTTCCGGCTTTGAGGTTAATGTGATTGCTTATGATAAGTATAAAACAGGTTTTGGCGATGCGTATGCAAAAGAAGTGAGCATGGAAGAGATCGTCAGGCAAAGTGATGTATTGAGTTTGCATATTCCTCTGACCGAAGAAACACGTCAGATGGTAAATGAGGAGTACCTTTTTCATTTTCGCAAACCTTTCTTTTTTATCAACACTGCAAGGGGAGAGATTGTGAATACAGCAGCAGTGCTGGACGCAATTCGTTCAGGAAAAATTCTGGGAGCAGGATTAGATGTTTTAGAGGTTGAGAAATTTCCGGCATTGTCAGATCAGGATTGGTTTACTACACTTAAATCTGAAGGAAAAGTGATCCTGACCCCACATGTTGGGGGCTGGACTTTTGAATCTTATCGTAAAATATCAGAAGTTTTAGCAGAGAAGCTTTCTTCTGTCATTTAATCATAGATTTTACTAAAACTGCCGAAATTCAAATTAAATAATTTGTTTTTGTGGTTGTACCCGATTATCTTCGTTTTTATTGAAGCAAGACTATGTAGGTTTAAAAACCGATGTAGTCTTGTTTGTTTTTTATAGTAATACATAAAATAAATTGAGCTATGACAGAGGTTACCTATTATACCCAAGATGGTTTAGACAGACTAAAGGAAGAATTACATCATATGAAAACTACCGGAAGACAACTGATCTCTAAGGCGATTGCCGAAGCTAGAGATAAAGGGGATCTTTCTGAGAATGCGGAATATGATGCAGCAAAGGAGGCGCAGGGTTTGCACGAAGCTAAAATAGCAAAATTGGCAGCAACACTCTCTACAGCCAGATTAATTGATGAATCCAAGCTTGATACCTCCAAGGTATTGGCATTATCTATAGTAAAGATCAAAAATGTTAAAAACGGAGCTACCATGTCTTATCAGTTGGTAGCGGAAAGTGAGGCCGACCTTAAAACCGGTAAAATCTCCGTAAAATCGCCGATTGCCCAAGGACTATTGGGAAAATCAGTAGGTGATAAAACAGAGATTCAGGTTCCTGCAGGAAAGATTGAATTCGAGATATTAGAAATTACCAGATAATCCTTTAAATTTTATCCCAATGGCAAGTATATTTTCAAAAATAGTAGATGGCGAGATCCCTGCGCATGTGGTAGCGGAAACGACAGAATTTCTGGCTTTCCTGGATGTAAATCCCCTCACAATGGGACATGTTCTGGTGATTCCTAAAAAGGAAATTGATTACATTTTTGACATGGACGAAGAAAGCTATTTTGGGCTGACTTTATTTGCTAAAATTGTAGCTACAGGCTTAAAAGAGGCTTTCCCTTGTAAAAAAGTGGGTGTAGCTGTGATTGGGCTGGAAGTACCCCATGTTCATATTCACCTCATTCCGATGAATGCAGTAAACGATATGAACTTTAGTAAAGAAAAATTAAAACCTTCGCAGGAAGAATTGGCAGAAGCGGCAATAAAGATTAAGGCTGCACTAAATGAGACTACTGCTTAAGGCCGGGACATTTTGATTTGTACCGCATAAAAAAGTGGGTATTCAATTCTGAATATCCACTTTTTTATTTGAAAGGGTGCCTTATCTCCGGCAATGTTTTGTTGCTATTTTAGAAAGTGCTGGAGAAGGAGGTATCTTTTGTTGATTCATTTGTTCCTCTATGGAAGCTGTGGTTGATTTTTTCAGGATCAGAGATGATATCACAGATCAGTTCATCAATTTGAGACCGATCTACGTTTGGCATACAAATGATGTGGGATAAACCGCTTTCCGAAGCAAGCTGCCATTTCTGACAAATCCATTTTGAAGGTGCGGGAAAAACAACAGTAATGGCATTATGATTTCTCCAGGCCTCGATTCCGAGACTCTTTAGCTGTTCTTCTGCATAAGCGGCGATTGCCAGACTGTGCATTGCTCTTTCTTTTAATCCTTTCATTCCCAGTTTTTTCAAGGTATACCAAAGAAACAGCGGGCTATGTCCATTTCTGGAGCCGGTGATGGTCGTGTCTACACTACCAATGTAGTCGATGGAGCGCGCAATTCTATCCCGGTTAGTCTTCTTCACAATTACAAGTCCGCAAGGCATGGGAGAGCCGATGAATTTATGTCCGCTGATGGCGATGCTGTCTACGCCATCGGCAAAGTCGAAAGCCGGACGCGGTTCGATAAAAGCGCTGTAACTTCCGGATAAGGCGCCATCTGCATGGATATAATGGTTTTTGATGGCCAGATTTTTCAGGATGCCTTTAATTCTTCTGACATCATCTCTTGCTTCTGTCATCGTTGTTCCTATGTTGGCAAAGATCACGACTGGCAGGTGACGGTTCATAAGCAGACTGTTATGAAGGTCTTCATAATCCATCTCTCCGTTGGCCTGTGAGCGGATCGCAATATTAGGCATGTTCAACAGCAAAAGGTTTTTCTGGACACTGTAATGCGTGGAATCAGAATAATAAACCATTGCCTTTGGATAAAGCTCTCTGGCCAGGTAAAGACCATACATGTTTCCTTCAGAGCCGCCATTGGTAACATATCCCCACCAGTTGTCCTGCTGGGCACGGAAGAGTTCCGCGAAGAAGTGTACAACGTCTCTTTCCATCTCCCTGGTGTCCACCGCATACGTCGATTCTGTAAAAGGATCCCCAAGGTTGTTGATCGGATATTGCAAAAAAGGAAGGAGTGGTGTATAATCGAAATCTTTTGATACCGGATAACCAAGGAACAAACTGGTTTTCGATTGCACCTTCTCATATAACTCTGAGAGTCTTTTATTATCTTCAGTTGAAAGATTAAATTCCATGGTTGTTCAGATTGTTTAGTCTTCAAATTTATATATAACCATTTTATTGATCTTTATATTTGATTATAATAGAAAATAAACACTTAATTTGTGATTTAATCAGATTTATTGATCTGAAATGAGCTTAATTATTTTTGAAATCAGAAAAACTAAACTAGATGGAACACTTCGATAAGATGGATCAGCGCATTTTAAATGCTTTACAACATAATGCAAGAATGAACACCAAGGAGATTGCACATAAAGTAGGTTTAACCGTTACGCCGACTTATGAACGTTTAAAAAAGATCGAGAAATCCGGAGTAATCAAGAACTATGTGACTTTGCTGGATCGGGAAAAGATCGGCAAAACATTAGCGGCATTTTGTAATGTGACTTTACAGGTGCACTCTCTTCCCCTGTTAAAGAAGTTTGAGGCGGCAATGAGTAAGCTGGATGAGGTTATGGAATGCTACCACGTTGCGGGAACCTATGATTACCTGTTAAAGGTAGTGGTCAATGACATGAACAGGTATCAGGACTTTTTAACCAATAAATTGGCCGCGATAGAGAATATCGCAAATGTAAACAGTTTATTTGTGATGACAGAGATTAAGCATACTACAGCCTATGTGATCGATAAATAGCTGTTATTTTAATTTTTCATTGTTCTTGTGCCGATCCGCGTCCCGGATTGACTTTTTGATCAGATTTTTTTCCATAGCCTCGGTCAGGTCTATTCCTGTCTGGTTGGCCAGGCAGATGAGGACGAACAGCACATCAGCCATTTCATCTGCAAGGTCTACTGCTTCATCACTTTTCTTGAAAGACTGCTCGCCATATTTTCTGGACATAATCCTGGCAACTTCGCCAACTTCTTCCATCAGGATTGCAGTATTGGTGAGTTCGTTAAAATAACGGATACCTGTATTTTTTATCCATTGATCTACGGTTTCCTGTGCTTCTGATATGGTCATGTTATTCTTTGTTTTTGGTATCTATCATGATGGTAACTGGACCATCATTTAATAAGCTGATTTTCATGTCGGCTCCAAATATTCCGGTCTGTACCTCTTTTTGCAGAAGAACAGTCAGTCGTCGGATCATTTCTTCGTAAAGAGGAATGGCTTTATCTGGTCGGGCGGCTCTGGTGAAACCCGGTCTGTTGCCTTTTTTGGTGGCTGCAAATAAAGTAAACTGACTGATCAGGAGGATATTTCCGTTCACATCCGCCAGGGATTTATTCATCAGGCCATTTTCATCACTAAAGATTCTCATGTTGACGATCTTCTGACTAAGCCATTCCAGATCTTCGGAAGTGTCGGCATCTTCAATACCTAATAAAACGAGGAATCCGGTTTCAATGCTGCCGGTAGTTTTACCTTCCACTAAGCATGCAGCTTCAGTAACTCTTTGTATGATTGCTCTCATATTGGTTTAAGCACGGGTTTCATTACCATTATAGATGCTGAGGTAACTTTCGTACCTGCTGATCTCAATTTCTCCGTTTTCGACTGCTTTGATTACTGCACAACCGGGCTCATTGACGTGTCTGCAGTTGTTAAACCTGCATTGATTGAGTAAAGCACGCATTTCTCTGAAGTAATGCCCCAGTTCTTCGGGTCTGATGTCGAAAATTCCCAGTTCTCTGATACCGGGAGTATCGATCAGGTATCCTCCAAAGGGAAGGGTATGCATTTCTGCAAAAGTAGTGGTATGCTGACCTTTATCACTTGCTTCAGAAATTTCGCCTGTTTTGATGCTTCTACCGGGGAGCAGCACATTGATCAGGCTGGATTTTCCTACTCCGGAGTGTCCGGAGAAAAGGGTGGTTTTGTCTTTTAACAGATTTTCTATCTGAGGAATATTGGTTCCTTCCAGAGCTGATACCGTATAGCAGGGATAACCAATGTTCTCGTAAATGCTTTTGTAATCTTCCAGAATGGCCAATCCATCTTCGTTGAATAAATCAAGCTTATTGAAGATCAGTACTGCCGGAATATCGTAGGCCTCCGCAGTGGCCAGAAAGCGATCAATAAAACCTAAAGAGGTACGTGGCGAAGCAAGGGTAACCACCAAAAAAGCCTGATCCAGATTGGCGGCAATAATCTGCGCCTGCTTAGACAGGTTAATAGATTTACGGATGATGTAATTCTTCCGGTCATGTAGTTTATTAATGATGCCATTGTCTGAATTGGGTTCCAGTTCAAATTCAACCTGATCGCCAACAGCAATGGGATTGGTAGTTTGAATGCCTTGAATCCGGAACTTACCTTTAATACGGCAGTCGTAGTCAACGCCATCTTCTGCGTGTACCTGATACCAGCTTCCTGTTGATTTTATTACTAATCCTTGCATATGATGGGGTAAAGGTAAGAAATTGTTTTAGTGTTGGCTACTTAGCGCCTGATATGCTTCAAACGCAAAATTTTGAAAAACCAGATAAATATTTTACTAATCATTTGCTAATTAGAAAAATATAACTTTACTTTACGTCAGAGCACAGTAAGTGTAAAAAATACAATGTTTAATAATTCAACCATTATTTCCATTATTACCACCACCGGGATATCTCGGAGGGAGGCTAGCTAATGGGTAAAAATAAAAAAATAAAAACCACAAAAAGCGCCTTCCTCTAACCGGGGAAGGCGCTTTTTTTTTAACCTTAAACTATGAACATTTTAAAATTTGGAGGTACATCTGTCGGTTCTTTGCAAAGCATCACTGCATTGTTAAGTATCCTTAAGGATCAGCAAGGAGCTGAAAATCCTATTGTCGTCTTATCTGCCATGAGCGGGGTAACCAATGCCCTGGTCGAGATGGCAGAAAACGCAGGACATGCTAGAGACTATAGCGAGGAGTTAAAAATAATTGAGAAGAAACACTTTGATGTGATTCGTGCTTTATTGCCCGCGAACGCACAGAACCCGGTACTGACCAAACTCAAAATTTACTTTAATGAACTGGAAGAGATTTTGCAATCGGTATATAACCTTCGGGAGCTGAGCCTGCAGACAAAAGACCTGATCTTAAGTTATGGAGAACGTTGTTCTACGGTAATGATCAGTCATATCGCTAAACAAACCTTCCCCAATGCTTTGTATGTTGACGGATCAGAACTCATTAAGACAGATCAGAATTTTGGCCAGGCAAAAGTAAATACTTATCTCACAGAAACGCTGATCAGAGATTTTCAGGAGAGTAACGCTGATAAATTGTTATTTGTAACTGGTTTTATTGCGAGTAATGATGAGGGTAGAATCACCACACTCGGACGCGGAGGAAGTGATTATACGGCTGCCATCTGGGGATCTGCACTAAATGCAGGAGAGATCCAGATCTGGACAGATGTAGACGGTATGCTGACTGCTGATCCGAGAATGGTTAAAAAAGCTTTCTCTCTACCAGAGCTTAGTTATACAGAAGCAATGGAGCTTTCTTATTTTGGGGCAAAGGTGATTTATCCTCCAACGATGATCCCTGCATTTTTAAAAAGAATCCCCATTGTGATCAAAAATACTTTCAATGTGGATTTTCCCGGAACTTATATCAAGCATGGCACCAGTGCTTCGAAATTGCCGATCAAAGGAATTTCTTCTATTGATGAGATCAGTGTTTTAAACCTTACCGGAAGTGGAATGGTTGGGAAGGCCGGCTTTAGCGGAAGGTTGTTCTCTCTTTTATCGCGCGAGCAGATCAACATTATTCTGATTACACAATCTTCATCGGAGCACAGCATCACTTTTGCCGTGAAACCTGCTGATGCGTTGAAAGCGTTGGCGTTGATCAAT
This region of Pedobacter steynii genomic DNA includes:
- the accB gene encoding acetyl-CoA carboxylase biotin carboxyl carrier protein; protein product: MDIKQIQELIKFVSRSGVNEVAIEQEDFKITIKTNQAPTVVHATVPAQIAPAVVPAAAAPQPAVPTETKAPVAAVEDDSKYITIKSPMIGTFYRSSSPDKPSFVNVGDEVAVGKVICIIEAMKLFNEIESEVSGRIVKVLVENASPVEYDQPLFLVEPM
- a CDS encoding beta-ketoacyl-ACP synthase III, whose translation is MNKIHAAITAVNGYVPDYVLTNKELESIVDTTDEWITSRTGIKERRILKGEGLGTSDMAVQAVNGLLKKRGISAEEIELIIFCTTTPDMPFPASANILADKIGAKNAWGYDLQAACSGFIYGLSTASQFIESGKHKKVLVVGGDKMSSIINYQDRTTCIIFGDGCGAVLLEPNEEGLGIQDSILKSDGSGRQFLHQKAGGSARPASHETVDNNEHVVHQEGQAVFKFAVTNMADVAAEIMDRNQLTSDDVTWLVPHQANKRIIDATASRMGLGTEKVMINIQRYGNTTNGTIPLCLWEWESQLKKGDNIILAAFGGGFTWGSVYLKWAY
- the plsX gene encoding phosphate acyltransferase PlsX → MKIGLDIMGGDYAPKANVLGAIAAHQLLSPGEHIVLIGDTQQIKPLLTENGFNPDHFEYVHTEEVIGMGEHPTKAIVQKPNSSIAVGFSLLKEGKLDSFASAGNSGAMLVGAVFSVKTIPGIIRPCLTTFLPKLSGGVGLMLDVGANADCKPDTLLQFGILGSLYAEYVMQIVNPKVALMNIGEEDEKGDMLSLATFPLMKDTNLFNFVGNVEGRDLFNDKADVIVCDGFTGNVMLKLAESFYVLTLKRGLKDDFFDRFNYENYGGSPVLGVNAPVIIGHGISSPTAVKNMILQSRDMITTGLVGKIQAAFK
- the rpmF gene encoding 50S ribosomal protein L32 — encoded protein: MAHPKRKISKSRRDKRRTHYKAVAPSLATCQTTGAIHVPHHAYNVDGNLYYNGKLVIENTSIG
- a CDS encoding YceD family protein, with translation MKPLKQFSIPFTGLKIGKHQFDFDIDNSFFDAFEYSLVKKGTLKVDIELDKQETMLILQFHIKGTIVLDCDKCLSEFNAPIEVQERQIVKFAEDELESDDLEIIVLSKKESELDVALPIYELITVSVPYIKVCEQNGDGQKCDQEMIDRLKSLSAGTPEEEENNDDDPRWAALKKLK
- the pdxA gene encoding 4-hydroxythreonine-4-phosphate dehydrogenase PdxA; the protein is MSNKIKIGISIGDVNGIGLEVILKTLSENRILDYCTPIVYGHTKVASYHRKALGLSDFNFNVITEPSLANPKKANIINCWEEDVKIELGVANETGGKYALLSLEKATEDLIKGDIDALVTAPINKHNIQSETFKFPGHTEYLMERSGSNDVLMFLLSEDIRVGVVTGHIPIADVPKSITADKIVKKLLMMNESLKKDFWIEKPKIAVLGLNPHAGDNGLLGTEEAETIMPAIQQAFDKGVICFGPYPADGFFGKGSYKQFDAVLAMYHDQGLIPFKTIAFSTGVNYSAGLKIVRTSPDHGTGYDIAGKNLADPTSFIEALFAATHIVRNRREQEELLKNQLRSGGKIIETAADTKDDAN
- the rsmA gene encoding 16S rRNA (adenine(1518)-N(6)/adenine(1519)-N(6))-dimethyltransferase RsmA translates to MSLVRAKKHLGQHFLTDKKIAAKIVNGLVHTDQYKQVLEVGPGMGILSDILLEREDLETFLIDIDVESYHFLQEKYPQLGGRLINGDFLALDLSSIFKEKYAIIGNFPYNISSQILFKILENRGQVVEMVGMFQKEVAERCASKSGTKDYGILSVLIQAYYDIEYLFTVKPGTFNPPPKVNSGVIRLSRNQVESLPCDEKLFWRTVKAGFNQRRKTLRNALSGMVPKDKMDDHIFFDKRAEQLSVEQFIELTQHLAHLSQ
- a CDS encoding 2-hydroxyacid dehydrogenase, with protein sequence MSKRKILIVDELHPIFKERAIALGYEVDDEPLFTREQTLAAISACQGIAVRTKFRIDQELMEAAPSLKFIARAGAGLDNIDEAYALSRNIALLNAPEGNMDAVGEHATGLLLSLMNNFRNADREVRNGTWDREGNRGYELKGKTVGIIGYGFMGKSFAKKLSGFEVNVIAYDKYKTGFGDAYAKEVSMEEIVRQSDVLSLHIPLTEETRQMVNEEYLFHFRKPFFFINTARGEIVNTAAVLDAIRSGKILGAGLDVLEVEKFPALSDQDWFTTLKSEGKVILTPHVGGWTFESYRKISEVLAEKLSSVI
- the greA gene encoding transcription elongation factor GreA, which gives rise to MTEVTYYTQDGLDRLKEELHHMKTTGRQLISKAIAEARDKGDLSENAEYDAAKEAQGLHEAKIAKLAATLSTARLIDESKLDTSKVLALSIVKIKNVKNGATMSYQLVAESEADLKTGKISVKSPIAQGLLGKSVGDKTEIQVPAGKIEFEILEITR
- a CDS encoding HIT family protein; its protein translation is MASIFSKIVDGEIPAHVVAETTEFLAFLDVNPLTMGHVLVIPKKEIDYIFDMDEESYFGLTLFAKIVATGLKEAFPCKKVGVAVIGLEVPHVHIHLIPMNAVNDMNFSKEKLKPSQEELAEAAIKIKAALNETTA